A part of Mucilaginibacter defluvii genomic DNA contains:
- a CDS encoding DUF3098 domain-containing protein, with protein MAQQPAKPVTTFRATAKTVQPETPVNFIFNKDNYKLFIIAIAIVALGFVLMAGTTDIYNTTKTVVAPIVVLAGFGVGFYAILRKPASKA; from the coding sequence ATGGCACAACAACCAGCAAAACCGGTAACCACTTTCAGAGCTACTGCAAAAACAGTTCAGCCTGAAACACCCGTGAACTTCATCTTCAATAAGGATAACTATAAGCTGTTCATCATCGCGATAGCTATTGTAGCTTTAGGTTTTGTGCTGATGGCGGGAACGACAGATATTTACAACACCACCAAAACTGTAGTGGCGCCAATAGTAGTACTGGCCGGCTTTGGCGTAGGGTTTTACGCTATTCTACGTAAACCGGCAAGCAAGGCATGA
- a CDS encoding cell division protein FtsX, whose protein sequence is MEEFEASASAQKTKSIYISTVFGLAMVLLMVGLLGLILVHANNLSRYVKENIVLNIFVDESAHEPDVLELQKQLESNVMVKQTQYVTKELAAMHLKKDLGEDFVKFLGYNPLSGSLDVYLKADYANNASIEKFKASLLKNPLVKEVKYQQSLVDDMNNNITSISLVILAFAAIFVVVSVALINNTIRLAIYSQRFLIKSMQLVGATKTFIRKPFIIYGIWHGLLGGLIAIIILMGTLYFAQVQIPDLVVLQNYTEFGLIFLGVIGLGVFISGFSTYLAVNRFLRLKIYQLYR, encoded by the coding sequence ATGGAAGAATTTGAAGCAAGCGCATCGGCACAAAAAACCAAATCGATATATATATCAACTGTATTTGGTTTAGCCATGGTATTATTAATGGTTGGTTTGCTGGGATTGATCCTGGTACACGCCAACAACCTTTCGCGCTATGTGAAGGAGAATATCGTACTCAATATATTTGTTGACGAGTCGGCCCATGAGCCAGATGTGCTTGAGCTGCAAAAACAACTGGAAAGCAACGTAATGGTTAAACAAACCCAGTACGTAACCAAAGAGCTTGCCGCCATGCACCTGAAAAAAGACCTGGGCGAGGATTTTGTAAAGTTTTTAGGCTACAACCCCCTTTCGGGCTCGCTGGATGTTTATTTAAAGGCCGACTATGCCAACAATGCCAGCATCGAAAAGTTCAAGGCAAGCCTGCTTAAAAACCCGTTGGTTAAGGAGGTAAAGTATCAGCAATCACTGGTTGATGATATGAATAATAACATCACCTCAATCAGCTTGGTTATACTGGCATTCGCTGCCATATTTGTGGTAGTATCAGTCGCTTTGATCAACAATACCATCAGGCTGGCCATCTATTCACAAAGGTTCCTGATAAAATCAATGCAGTTGGTGGGCGCTACCAAAACATTTATACGCAAGCCGTTCATCATCTACGGCATCTGGCATGGCTTGTTAGGTGGTTTAATCGCCATCATTATTTTAATGGGCACGCTATACTTTGCGCAGGTACAGATACCCGACCTGGTAGTTTTACAAAATTATACCGAGTTCGGCCTGATATTTTTAGGGGTGATAGGTCTGGGCGTATTTATATCGGGCTTTAGCACCTACCTGGCCGTTAACCGCTTTTTAAGGTTAAAAATTTATCAGCTGTACCGTTAA